One genomic region from Argentina anserina chromosome 2, drPotAnse1.1, whole genome shotgun sequence encodes:
- the LOC126784607 gene encoding amino acid permease 3-like: protein MLTRSRTLPSRIHHGAVEERHDIRHYLQVEVQPKVSESEAINPQASYSKCFDDDGRLKRTGTFWTATSHIITAVIGSGVLSLSWAIAQLGWVAGPTVLALFAIVNLYTSNLLAMCYRAGDPVTGQRNYTYMDAVKANLGGRKVMLCGLVQYLNLFGVAIGYTIASSVSMMAIKRSNCYHQSGGKDPCHMSSNGYMITFGIIEVIFSQIKDFNEVWWLSIVAAIMSFTYSTVGLGLGIGKVAGNGGFKGSLLGISIGTATHSGTIVTSTEKMWRTMQALGAIAFAYSYSLVLIEIQDTIKSPPAEHKTMKKSTVFSITVTTVFYMLCGCFGYAAFGDLAPGNLLTGFGFYNPYWLLDIANVAIVVHLVGAFQVFCQPLFAFVEKWSAQKWPKNDFVTAEYDIPIPFYGVYQLNLFRLVWRTLFVILTTLISMLLPFFNDVVGILGAFGFWPLTVYFPVEMYIAQQKIQRWSSRWIGLQILSVCCLVISIVAAVGSVAGVVLDLKTYKPFRTTY from the exons ATGTTGACTAGGAGCCGAACTCTTCCAAGCAGAATCCACCATGGAGCT GTGGAGGAGAGGCATGATATTAGGCACTATTTGCAAGTAGAAGTTCAACCTAAAGTCAGTGAATCTGAAGCTATAAACCCTCAGGCCAGCTATTCCAAATGCTTCGATGATGATGGTCGCTTGAAGCGAACAG GAACTTTCTGGACTGCAACATCACATATTATCACTGCAGTTATAGGATCTGGAGTTCTGTCTTTATCATGGGCAATTGCACAGCTTGGTTGGGTTGCCGGACCAACTGTCCTTGCTCTTTTTGCCATAGTGAATCTGTACACTTCCAATCTCCTAGCCATGTGCTATCGAGCCGGTGACCCTGTCACAGGGCAGAGAAATTATACCTACATGGATGCTGTCAAGGCCAACTTAG GAGGAAGGAAAGTTATGTTATGTGGGTTAGTCCAGTACTTGAATCTGTTTGGCGTGGCAATTGGATATACCATTGCATCTTCAGTCAGCATGAT GGCAATAAAGAGATCAAACTGCTACCATCAAAGTGGAGGGAAAGATCCATGCCATATGTCAAGCAATGGCTATATGATAACATTTGGAATCATAGAAGTgatattttcacaaatcaaagatTTCAATGAAGTATGGTGGCTTTCTATAGTGGCAGCCATTATGTCATTCACATACTCCACTGTTGGCCTTGGACTTGGCATTGGCAAAGTTGCAG GAAATGGGGGTTTCAAAGGAAGCCTATTGGGTATCAGCATAGGGACAGCTACTCATTCTGGAACCATAGTCACTTCTACCGAAAAGATGTGGAGGACTATGCAAGCTCTTGGAGCTATTGCATTTGCTTACTCGTATTCTTTGGTCCTCATTGAAATTCAG GATACTATAAAATCTCCTCCTGCTGAACATAAGACCATGAAGAAGTCAACTGTATTCAGCATCACTGTCACAACAGTGTTCTATATGCTATGTGGATGTTTTGGGTACGCAGCTTTCGGCGATCTTGCCCCAGGAAACCTCTTAACTGGCTTTGGATTCTACAATCCCTACTGGCTTCTAGACATTGCAAATGTTGCAATCGTTGTCCACCTAGTAGGTGCATTTCAG GTCTTTTGCCAGCCATTGTTTGCATTTGTAGAGAAATGGAGTGCACAAAAGTGGCCGAAAAACGACTTTGTGACAGCCGAGTACGACATACCTATTCCCTTCTATGGTGTGTACCAACTGAACCTGTTTCGCTTGGTATGGAGGACCCTTTTTGTTATACTGACTACCCTCATATCGATGCTCCTACCATTCTTCAATGATGTTGTTGGGATTCTTGGAGCCTTTGGATTCTGGCCACTGACTGTTTATTTTCCGGTTGAGATGTACATTGCTCAACAGAAGATACAGAGATGGAGTAGTAGATGGATTGGCCTTCAGATACTAAGTGTATGTTGTCTCGTGATCTCCATAGTTGCTGCTGTTGGCTCCGTGGCTGGTGTAGTTCTAGATCTGAAGACATATAAACCCTTTAGAACTACTTACTGA